The following proteins are encoded in a genomic region of Coffea eugenioides isolate CCC68of unplaced genomic scaffold, Ceug_1.0 ScVebR1_1253;HRSCAF=2073, whole genome shotgun sequence:
- the LOC113755152 gene encoding uncharacterized protein LOC113755152, whose amino-acid sequence MDNHQQQREEQPYLLHDHLLHHHWPPLQGQQQQPLQHQHPLYLLNDQQQPVQQGIILHENSQNFLDSMPRGYRFCPTDEELIVHYLRKRIAKAPLPLNRIHEANVYGHNPQELTNRYRSDSLHNVNGWYFFTYLTNKYPKGSRPSRSCGDGGFWKPTGKDKKIYYNGNTVGYRKSLDFLLGPGEKTAWKMHEYRIHANNPKSDPVLCRLYMNIRRKKKDESEGDTVELMRENLDQCFTVNEAPMQNEDNDLAVGNISSAGSTNNQCMEYITSTLDTGGDANSNQVIYDLSSFQFPDHPFQDFQGYTNSHGGLEAITQEFTEPFHLSKGTMMPSNLSTEPFHLSRGTMIPSDLNMEDVSKYAIGDTVELMGENLDQCLTVNEAPMQNEDNDLAVIYDLSSFQFPDHPFQDFQGYTNSHGGLEAITQEFTEPFHLSKGTMIPSDLSTEPFPFIKGTMIPSDLNMEDVSKYAIGGTDLSDLAWQNGCAGGYVNMTSLQIDGENSGNK is encoded by the exons ATGGATAATCACCAGCAGCAGAGGGAGGAGCAGCCATACCTCCTCCATGATCACCTCCTCCACCACCACTGGCCGCCCTTGCAGGGCCAACAGCAGCAGCCACTGCAACATCAACACCCGCTGTATCTCCTCAATGATCAGCAGCAACCGGTTCAGCAAGGCATAATTCTCCACGAAAATTCGCAGAATTTTCTGGATTCTATGCCTCGCGGTTACAGGTTTTGCCCCACTGATGAAGAGCTAATTGTACACTACTTGAGGAAAAGGATCGCCAAGGCTCCATTACCACTTAACAGAATTCATGAAGCCAATGTCTACGGCCACAATCCTCAAGAACTTACAA ATAGATACAGATCGGATAGCCTTCATAACGTGAACGGATGGTACTTCTTCACCTATTTGACGAACAAATACCCCAAAGGCAGCCGTCCCTCTCGATCATGTGGAGATGGTGGATTTTGGAAACCCACCGGCAAAGACAAGAAGATTTATTACAATGGCAATACCGTCGGATACAGGAAGTCACTAGATTTCTTACTTGGGCCTGGTGAAAAAACGGCTTGGAAGATGCATGAATATAGAATTCATGCAAATAACCCCAAG TCGGATCCAGTTTTATGTAGATTGTATATGAACATAAGACgcaaaaaaaaagatgaaagtgAAGGTGACACAGTAGAATTGATGAGGGAAAATCTTGACCAGTGTTTTACAGTGAATGAAGCTCCCATGCAGAATGAGGACAATGATTTGGCGGTTGGCAATATTTCCTCTGCTGGTTCTACAAACAATCAATGTATGGAGTATATTACCAGCACTCTAGACACAGGAGGTGATGCCAATTCAAACCAGGTTATCTATGATCTTTCTAGTTTCCAATTTCCTGATCATCCATTTCAAGATTTCCAAGGATACACTAATTCTCATGGTGGGCTCGAAGCAATTACTCAAGAGTTCACTGAACCGTTCCATTTATCAAAGGGTACCATGATGCCCTCCAATTTGAGTACGGAACCGTTCCATTTATCAAGGGGTACCATGATCCCCTCTGATTTGAATATGGAGGATGTTTCGAAGTATGCTATTGGTGACACAGTAGAATTGATGGGGGAAAATCTTGACCAGTGTCTTACAGTGAATGAAGCTCCCATGCAGAATGAGGACAATGATTTGGCG GTTATCTATGATCTTTCTAGTTTCCAATTTCCTGATCATCCATTTCAAGATTTCCAAGGATACACTAATTCTCATGGTGGGCTCGAAGCAATTACTCAAGAGTTCACTGAACCGTTCCATTTATCAAAGGGTACCATGATCCCCTCTGATTTGAGTACGGAACCGTTCCCATTTATCAAGGGTACCATGATCCCCTCTGATTTGAATATGGAGGATGTTTCGAAGTATGCTATTGGTGGTACTGATTTGTCCGACTTAGCATGGCAAAATGGTTGTGCTGGTGGTTATGTCAATATGACCTCTCTCCAAATTGATGGTGAGAATTCAGGCAATAAGTAG
- the LOC113755154 gene encoding uncharacterized protein LOC113755154, whose protein sequence is MDHAIFSSTGDIWIFFKASISCRKVGESNQHLSLQIDSALFAVPIIFSFVHAKCTALQRVELWDSLLADKPTQSAWLLVGDFNVIVSEEEKRGGVPFTPEEGWELLNFMSQAGIFDVGYSGSIFTWCNNRYGRARIWKRLDRLLMNQVSSNLGLGFDVQHLCRDPSDHAPLLLSAHTKLDNKPKPFRFLNFWTSKPELLDVVRCNWIGNFSGPPLKVLAAKLRNVKMALRMWSREVFGDIFEAVKVAEQRALNAEVSYDADPSQPNLVLLHEAQAQLRRSHATENMFWQQKSRIKWLKDGDRNSKYFHSVVVERQSRSLIHRIKSSDGKWLDSTSDIEGEAESYFKCLFTDESYAQSFETLEVIPRLISSHDNVMLEKIPSKEEVKLVVFSMDGDSAAGPDGFSGKFFTFAWDIVAEDVYAAVISFFCGEVLPRSISSTSIVLIPKLQSPQDFTQFRPISLCNFINKVISKILSDRLSRLLPKIISPQQSGFVRGRHISDNFLLAQELISGIRQPNQGGNVVLKLDMAKAYDRVSWIFLLQVLRRFGFSERWIDMIWRLISNVWFSVLINGSPCGFFQSTRGLRQGDPISPALFIIGAEVFSRSLNSLVGQRGFLPFKVPTSCPIVTHLAYADDVIIFCSGVKRTLKKVMSVLENYCCVSGQQLNSQKSCFVDHDALTLPRKRVISQISGFQAKSLPLRYLGCTLYSGRRKSSYFSDICTSVAKRILSWKEKLLSSGGRLVLLKNVLSSLPIHVLAATTPPKGVLRTLEKAFANFLWGTTDKGSRYHWIAWDSLCKPYAEGGVGVRALTDVFNAFSLKLWWSLRQRQSLWAEFMYNKYLHKLHACEAEFQPLQSVTWKRLVTYQSLANSHIQWVLQNGLINFWHENWTGTGPLCQQIDIFGDHTVADFVSNGQWNIPMLRQWLPENIVSTILQIIPPDVVSNQPDRMVWDLEISGSFSFSSAYKVVRTVANTSIFSSTIWVKDLPAKISFFMMRMLSWRLPVQDVLQRFGVCGPSRCVCCQNPGFDSIDHVFCTGEIPRQVWKSFQVDIGQFVTPSTVKHAVIQWWLLPAKNIKLKLVYQLLPSLICWHLWKARNIAVWEGKVLSVMQINTFVLSDLYDIFQLHFTDIGVGRYSWPCFYSSLVSWQKPFKFILVRWIPPVLTTCKLNTDGSSLGNPGRSGGGGVLRNSSGVFLLGFACYWGVIPSLHSELKALLFGVKLCVMRGFFCLHLESDSSLLVQMVKGISRCPWDLQRELDQLLTFRHFFQSVTHCYRQANLPADRLSKVGTELKSNIVYDSWLELPRLVRGDLKLDRLGYPNFRVY, encoded by the coding sequence ATGGACCATGCTATATTTAGCAGTACGGGtgatatttggattttttttaaagCCTCTATTTCGTGTCGTAAAGTAGGAGAATCTAATCAACATTTGTCGTTACAAATTGATTCTGCATTATTTGCGGTCcctattattttttcatttgtgCACGCCAAGTGTACTGCCCTTCAACGAGTAGAATTATGGGATAGCCTTCTTGCGGACAAGCCGACTCAGTCTGCCTGGCTTCTTGTGGGGGATTTTAATGTCATTGTCTCGGAGGAGGAGAAAAGGGGTGGGGTGCCGTTTACACCAGAGGAAGGTTGGGAATTGTTGAACTTTATGTCTCAAGCTGGAATTTTTGATGTGGGGTATTCAGGGTCTATTTTCACATGGTGCAACAATAGATATGGTCGGGCGCGTATTTGGAAAAGATTAGACAGGTTGCTTATGAATCAGGTTTCTTCCAACCTAGGCTTAGGTTTCGATGTACAACATTTGTGTAGAGACCCATCAGATCACGCTCCATTGTTATTGTCGGCTCATACAAAATTGGATAACAAACCAAAGCCTTTTcgttttttgaatttctggacaTCCAAACCAGAACTGTTGGACGTGGTTAGGTGCAACTGGATTGGGAATTTTTCAGGCCCTCCATTAAAGGTCCTTGCAGCTAAGCTTCGGAATGTAAAGATGGCCTTACGAATGTGGTCGCGCGAGGTATTCGGTGACATCTTTGAAGCTGTAAAGGTGGCAGAACAACGTGCTCTCAATGCTGAGGTTAGTTATGATGCTGATCCGTCTCAGCCAAATTTAGTTTTATTACACGAAGCACAAGCCCAGCTAAGGCGTTCACATGCAACTGAGAATATGTTTTGGCAACAAAAATCTAGGATTAAGTGGTTAAAGGATGGCGATAGGAACTCCAAGTATTTTCATTCTGTGGTGGTGGAACGACAAAGTAGATCATTAATCCATCGCATCAAGTCGTCTGATGGGAAGTGGTTGGATAGCACATCTGATATTGAGGGAGAGGCTGAATCATATTTTAAATGTTTGTTCACGGATGAATCATATGCTCAATCCTTTGAAACTCTTGAGGTTATTCCTAGATTAATCTCCTCACATGATAATGTGATGTTGGAGAAAATCCCTTCCAAAGAAGAAGTTAAGTTGGTGGTTTTTTCTATGGATGGTGATAGCGCGGCTGGTCCAGATGGTTTCTCCGGAAAGTTTTTTACCTTTGCATGGGACATTGTGGCTGAGGATGTATATGCGGCAGTTATTAGCTTTTTCTGTGGGGAGGTTTTGCCTAGAAGTATCTCCTCAACTTCAATAGTGTTGATTCCAAAGTTGCAATCTCCACAAGACTTTACACAATTTCGTCCTATAAGTTTGTGTAACTTTATCAACAAGGTGATCTCAAAGATTTTGTCGGATAGATTGTCCCGTCTCCTTCCTAAGATTATTTCTCCTCAGCAGAGTGGATTTGTTAGAGGAAGGCATATTTCAGATAATTTTTTGCTGGCTCAAGAGCTGATCTCTGGAATTCGGCAGCCCAATCAGGGGGGGAATGTGGTTTTGAAGTTGGATATGGCCAAAGCTTACGACAGAGTCTCATGGATCTTTTTGTTGCAAGTACTTCGTCGCTTTGGTTTTAGTGAGCGGTGGATCGATATGATTTGGCGATTGATTTCTAATGTCTGGTTTTCGGTTCTTATTAATGGCTCCCCATGTGGTTTTTTCCAGTCAACTCGAGGCCTGCGGCAAGGAGATCCCATTTCGCCTGCTCTTTTTATTATTGGGGCAGAGGTTTTTTCTAGATCGCTGAATTCTTTGGTAGGACAGAGAGGCTTCCTTCCCTTCAAGGTCCCTACTTCATGCCCTATTGTCACGCATCTAGCTTATGCGGATGACGTGATTATTTTTTGCAGTGGAGTTAAGCGTACTTTGAAGaaagttatgagtgttttggAGAACTATTGTTGTGTATCTGGTCAGCAACTTAATTCTCAAAAAAGTTGCTTTGTTGATCATGATGCTTTGACTTTACCTCGTAAACGTGTCATTTCACAAATCTCAGGTTTTCAAGCTAAGTCACTTCCTCTTCGATATCTTGGCTGTACTCTCTATTCAGGGAGAAGGAAAAGCAGTTATTTTTCAGATATCTGCACTTCAGTTGCTAAGAGAATTCTGTCTTGGAAGGAGAAGCTTTTGTCATCTGGAGGGAGGTTAGTGTTACTCAAAAATGTTCTATCATCTTTGCCTATTCATGTCTTAGCTGCTACAACTCCTCCAAAGGGTGTTCTCCGTACCCTTGAGAAAGCATTTGCAAATTTTCTATGGGGCACAACTGATAAAGGGTCTCGGTATCATTGGATTGCATGGGATTCATTGTGTAAGCCGTATGCCGAAGGGGGTGTGGGAGTGAGGGCTTTGACTGATGTGTTTAATGCCTTTTCATTGAAGTTATGGTGGTCTTTAAGGCAACGTCAGTCTCTTTGGGCAGAATTTATGTACAATAAATATTTACATAAATTGCATGCTTGCGAAGCGGAATTTCAGCCTTTACAATCGGTAACTTGGAAGAGATTGGTTACATATCAGTCTTTGGCAAATTCCCATATTCAGTGGGTGTTGCAGAATGGCTTGATAAACTTCTGGCATGAGAATTGGACTGGTACAGGTCCTTTATGTCAGCAGATCGACATTTTTGGAGATCACACAGTGGCGGATTTTGTTTCAAATGGTCAATGGAACATTCCAATGCTTCGACAATGGCTCCCAGAAAACATTGTATCTACGATTCTACAAATCATTCCCCCGGATGTTGTTTCTAATCAACCTGATAGGATGGTGTGGGATTTAGAAATTTCtggttcattttccttttcttcagcCTATAAGGTGGTCCGCACCGTTGCCAATACGTCAATCTTTTCATCTACCATTTGGGTGAAAGACTTGCCAGCAAAAATCTCATTCTTTATGATGAGAATGCTGTCTTGGAGACTGCCGGTTCAGGATGTGTTGCAGCGCTTTGGTGTGTGCGGACCATCTCGTTGCGTTTGCTGCCAAAATCCTGGGTTTGATTCTATTGATCATGTTTTCTGTACAGGTGAAATCCCTCGCCAAGTTTGGAAATCGTTTCAGGTTGATATTGGCCAGTTTGTCACTCCTTCAACGGTAAAGCATGCAGTCATTCAATGGTGGTTGCTGCCAGCTAAAAACATTAAGCTTAAACTGGTTTATCAGCTGCTGCCATCGCTGATTTGCTGGCATctttggaaagctaggaatATTGCGGTTTGGGAAGGCAAGGTGTTGTCGGTCATGCAGATTAATACTTTTGTTCTTTCTGATCTCTATGACATTTTCCAATTACATTTTACAGACATTGGAGTTGGAAGGTACTCGTGGCCATGTTTTTACTCTTCACTGGTGAGTTGGCAAAAACCATTTAAATTCATCCTGGTTAGGTGGATCCCTCCAGTCTTGACGACATGTAAACTGAATACCGATGGTAGTTCTCTTGGTAATCCGGGAAGGAGTGGCGGTGGGGGGGTTTTGAGAAATAGCTCGGGGgtttttttgttgggttttgcGTGTTATTGGGGTGTCATACCGAGTTTACATTCAGAGTTGAAGGCTTTGTTATTTGGAGTTAAGCTTTGTGTTATGCGAGGTTTCTTTTGCTTGCATTTGGAATCAGATTCGTCACTTCTTGTCCAAATGGTTAAGGGGATTAGTAGATGTCCATGGGATTTGCAACGAGAGCTGGACCAATTGCTCACTTTTAGGCATTTCTTTCAATCCGTCACTCATTGTTATCGTCAAGCGAATTTGCCTGCAGACCGCTTATCTAAGGTTGGAACTGAGTTAAAGTCCAACATAGTGTATGATTCATGGTTGGAATTGCCACGATTGGTTCGTGGAGACCTCAAGTTGGATAGGTTAGGCTATCCTAATTTTCGGGTTTACTAA